TCAAAACATGAGTCCACTGGATTCACCCCAGCCTATTTGAACTTAGGGCACGAACTCCGGATGCCTTCGGCGCTACTAcaagaagacaaaaatgagGAAATCGGATTTGACCCGGAAACAGAGGACGCCGCGATCCAGGAATACCCGAAAAGGATTCAGGAGCTACAAGAACAGTTCGAACTAGTACGACTAAACCTTTCTAGGGCATTCACCACGCAAAAGAAGTACTATGACCGCCGCCGTCGAGAGTGGTCATGTCACCCAGGTGACCGCGTTATGAAACGAGATCACGTGTTGTCTTCGGCCGCTCGAGGGTTCGCTGCCAAGCTCGCTCCCAAATATTCCGGCCCGTACATAATCACCAAAGTCCTCTCTCCTGTAGTATTTAACCTAAAACATGCTTCCTCCGGACAGATCCTGAAGAACGTCCATATCAAAGATTTAAAACCCGCGCactaaatttcttattttgcaGTAAAAGATGGAATCAACACCGCCGAGAAACCGCCACTCCGAGTCCATCGAGACAAAATTGGTGCGCCTGTTTGGACAATCCCCGGAAAGCCCCTATCTGGAGCTATATGCATCCCCATTGCCAGGTCTCGTGTCGCCGCTCCCGCCAACACCGTCCCCAGTCCGCAGAAGGGAGATTCAGGAGGCCCTTATTAAGAAGCTGGGAACAAGCCCCATATTGGCAAGCCCGACAGCCTGGCTGGAATCCCCGAAAACTCCGGTGCAGTTTTCCCCGGAACCGGAAAAACCCGTTACCCCTGGCAAAAGCATCGCCCAGGAGGTTCTGGACGTTTTCCGGTCGAAGCCAAGGATACTGCCGAAAATTCCACCGGCGCCGGAACCGATCAACCTGGCAGTCCCACTTTGGACTTTCCGGCCAGCGGGTAATACAGAGGGGCGATGCCGATTCAGATTCCCGACAACCACCGGCGGCTTCCGATGGGTCCTCCTGCCACCGAGACCGAAGACGGCGGACAAGGCGACGGGCGTATCCGGCATTACGTCATGCCGTTTCTGAAGAAAGGGGGGGGTGTAATGAAGCATCCGGATTCCGGACGATTCTATGGTGACGTAGGAGTCATGCGCTCAAGTCAGTTCCACCACCACCGGCGCTCGGTTTGTTTACACCGTGTCGCCAATAAAAGGGCGAAACCGAGCGTTCTCCAGCAGTTGCTCACTGTGCATCAAACCGGTGAGTAACTCTGGGGGTCGAGCCGTGCATCAAACCGGCAAAACCTTCTCCGACGAGTGGTGCTTGCTGCGCATCAAACCAGCACACCATCTCCACCGACCCGACCGACCTAGAGCTCCGACGAGTGGTGCTTGCTGCGCATCAAACCAGCACACCATCTCCACCGCCCAGACCGACCTGGGGCTTGGTAGGGAAATTACGACCGAGGACAACCGTGTAAATAGTGTATATAGTTAGggatagttattattattacttttatttatcttggggatttgttatttttatttgtacagtttgatagaataaataattggtttGAGTTAGAAACCCGTTTTCTCTCTCTCTTGAGGCTTTCCAAAAGGCCCAACCGCAACCCGATCTCCGACAAAGCCGCCCGGAAAAAGGACATTACAAACATaacacaaataacaaaaatacaaatatggcaaaattaaaaaatataacggaattacataaaataaaaacaaaaaaaataaaatataaaacggAGAAATCGTCAATCAAACACTCTCACCGACCGGTAAGACACACAACTTAGCAACAGGCCTTTTTACAATTTGCGTTGCAAATTTAATCGTCACCACCCGCACAATACCATCATGTCCTGGATGTAGATACAACACCCTGCCCAGTCTCCATTGCTGCGGAGGGGTCTGGTCGTCCCGCACTATAACCAAGGAGCCTTTCTTCAGTGCATTGAGTGAATTGTTCCTCCACTTGCTTCGGTTTTGCAGCTCACATATATATTCACGAGTCCAACGGGACCAGAAGTGTTGTACGATTCGCTGAAGTCGTTGAAATcgtgataatttattttccgGTATTTCTTGGTAGTCATAGTCTGGTAATGCCACCATTGCTCGTCCAATGATAAAATGACCCGGTGTCAGCACTGATAGGTCATCAGGATTTGAGGATAAAGGAACAAGAGGTCGTGAATTAAGTATTGCCTCTACTTGAGTGACTATAGTGTTCAATTCTTCGAAAGTAAGACTGGCATTCCCAACAATTCTCGTTAAGTGAAACTTCATAGATTTAATTTCTGCCTCCCAAAGACCTCCCATATGAGGGGCTCTAGGAGGTATGAAATGCCAACTAATTTTTTCTGATgtcaaaaattccaaaattttgttttgagtcgattctgactttaaaaatacatacaaCTCCCGCAACTCATTGGCGGCGCCCACGAAATTTAACCCATTGTCACTGAAAATATCTTTAGGTTTACCTCTCCGCGAGATGAAGCGTTTTAAACATGCAAGAAAGGCCTCGGTAGTTAAATCACTAACAACTTCGATATGTACTGCTTTGACAGCCATACAGACAAATAGGCAAACATAtgctttaacaatttttggatTTCTAGTTGTCCTATCTTTCAAGTGAAACGGACCAGCGTAATCTATTCCTTTACAATAAAACGGAAACGTTTGTTTGACTCTACAACTAGGCAATTCACCCATTATATGTTGTAAAGGCTGAGGATTAGCTTTAAAACAAGTGACACAGTTCCGATAAACCTTTCTAGACAAATTTCTACCAGCAATTGGCCAATAAGTTTTCCGCAAGGCACTTAATAAACCTTGAGGCCCAACATGTAGAAGCTTCAGATGACAATCAGTGGCAATTAAATCCgttaatttatgtttattcggaagtaaaatgggatgttttttagaaaatgaatATGTTGAATGGCCCAATCTGCCACCAACTCTTATTACACCATTGGTGTCTAAAAATGGATGCAAGCTTTTAATTTTGCTGCTAGACGACAAAGTTCCAGATTTTAAATCATATAAATCCTTATCAAAACATTGCTCTTGCAACAGACGTATCAAAGTAGTTTCTGCAGCAACATATTCTTCCAAGTCTAATGTTTTTGAAGACTTAACAGGCCTTTTCTGCAGACGCTTTTTAAATCTTGTCCACCACGCAaatgatttaattagttttttgaaacatgaaaatgttgaacagaatttattaaatacatCAAAATCGTTAACCGAAACTGTGACAACAACCTTGCATTTCTGTTCTTCCGAAGTTAGAGTCTGACAGGCAATTGATTTATTGTTCCAAAACTCAGATGAAGAAAAGATGGACCGTCCCACCACAagcaataattttgtaattctttAGGCTCAATCCTCTTGGACAGAACATCTGCGGGATTATTGTGTGTCTCAATGTATAGCCAAATATGTTGATTGGTAagattttgaatttgtgttaCTCTGTTAGACACAAAAATTCTCCAGCGACTAGGATCCGAATGTATCCAAGAGAGAACTATTTTTGAATCGCACCAACAATACCGTTTGTTGATAATTATTTGTAGTGATTCTTCTGCCTTATTAATAAGTCGAGCCAGTAATAATGCCCCACACAATTCTAAACGAGGTATAGTTAGTACTTTTAATGGAGCCACGCGACTTTTTGAACACAAAAGTTTAACCGACACGTTTCCCAATTGGTCAGTTGATCGACAATAAATACATACGCCGTAAGCCTTTTCTGAAGCTTCAGAAAATCCATGAATGTCAACTGAAAcactattatttaaaagaacatGCCGAGGTATTTTTAATTCGTCAACAGCCATAAAACCTTGAAACAAAGCGAACCACTTTGATTTGAGTTCACCCAAAACAGGCTCATCCAATGagagtttttgtttaaatagctcttgaataaacatttttcccttaataataataggtcCCAGTAAACCTAATGGGTCAAATATTTGAGATATTGTTGAAAGAATGCTTCTTTTGGTAGGCTTTGTTAATTCATGTCCAAAATTACTGCAACCGTACTGAATTGAGTCACATTTCGAATTCCACATTATACccaaagtttttgttttctcttcGGCGCCTACATGTAGTATGTAGTATTTAACGTCCGCTGTGTGTGATTCAATATTATTCAAAACTGTGGCGTTGTTAGATAGATATTTTCTAAGTACGAAACCTGCTTGGCCCAAAATAGTTGATAGTTCATTTTGGATTTGTAAAACTTCTTCAACCGCGTCTGCTCCCGTCAGGACGTCAtcaacataaaagtcaccttTAATAATCTCGCACGTTTTTGGAAacgtttctttattttcatcTGCTAGCACATTTAGATATTTAATAGCTAAATACGGTGCGCTCGCAGTACCATACGTTACCGTGTTAAGTTCGTATAACTGAAGTTGTTCGTTTGAATTGTCTCGCCAAAATATACGCAAAAACTTTCTTTGTTCGGGATGAATATAAATCATTCGATACATTTTCATCACGTCTGCCGTTAGGACAAAAATCTCTAAATCtcaataaaatagaaaaaagatCATTCTGTAAATTAGGACCGGCCATTTGCACATCATTTAACGATAGGCCCGAATCAGTTTTAGCTGATGCGTCGAAAACAACACGCAATTTAGTTGTAAGACTTTCAGCTTTACAAACAGCATGATGTGGCACGTAATAACCTGGTTCTAAGTCCGAAAATTGCTTTGAAACCAAAGACATATGATTCATTTCTTTATACTCATTGATAAACTGCGAATATTGTGTTTTCAGTTGAGGATTTTTGGCTAACTTTTGCTCCAGACTGTAAAATCGTTGAAGTGCCATTTGTTCTGAATCACCCAAGAAAACATGGTTATCTTTCAGGGGCATTTCAACAATAAATTTCCCGGAAGGTTCGCGTGATACTGTTTTAGAAAAGAATGTTTCGCATAACTGATCTTCtttagaaaaagaagaaagtaGTTTTACATCTTCTTCGACTTCCCAAAATTGGGTCAAATTTCTTTGAAGGTCTTCGTTTGAGACATTATCAGGCCTATTCGTGTTACAAAAAGAGAAAGACGTATTTTGTGATATAGCTTCTGTGATTAAATTTCCTGCTACCACCCAACCAAATTGAGTATTATGAATAATAGGCAAATTATCATTACCCAATGATATGGGTTCACCACGTAAGATCTGAAAAGCTAGTGACGCACCCATTAAAAGATCGATTTCGCTAGAAACATTGAAATTTGGATCTGCCAGAACTACATCAGGGGgtagatttaaaatatttttatcaaatgatatgattggtaatttttccgtaattttttgaataaccaAGCAATGTAAGTTGCATTCAAATTTAGTCATTGAGGATGAAATACAGATTTTGACTTGCTTATTAATGTTCGATGGATAAGAGTTTATGCCCAACACAGTGTAATTAATAGGTGTAGTTACAAGTcctaattttttgcataattttgatgtaataaaattactttGTGAGCCTCCGT
This window of the Tribolium castaneum strain GA2 chromosome 11, icTriCast1.1, whole genome shotgun sequence genome carries:
- the LOC135267304 gene encoding uncharacterized protein LOC135267304, with product MGELPSCRVKQTFPFYCKGIDYAGPFHLKDRTTRNPKIVKAYVCLFVCMAVKAVHIEVVSDLTTEAFLACLKRFISRRGKPKDIFSDNGLNFVGAANELRELYVFLKSESTQNKILEFLTSEKISWHFIPPRAPHMGGLWEAEIKSMKFHLTRIVGNASLTFEELNTIVTQVEAILNSRPLVPLSSNPDDLSVLTPGHFIIGRAMVALPDYDYQEIPENKLSRFQRLQRIVQHFWSRWTREYICELQNRSKWRNNSLNALKKGSLVIVRDDQTPPQQWRLGRVLYLHPGHDGIVRVVTIKFATQIVKRPVAKLCVLPVGESV